The sequence below is a genomic window from Chloroflexota bacterium.
GGACGGCGATGAGACGCTTCGGGTTTACATAAACCGGCGAATCGACCGTCGACCGGCCGAGCGTAAAGCTGCCAAACTCAATGCCGCCGAGCTCGTAAATCTGGCGAGCCAAGCCCAGCGTCGTGTTGTCGTCGGCCGTCACGCGCGCCTCGCGCAAGCTGCGACGCGCCGCGCCCGCCGCCACGGCCTCCCAGGCGGACCCTGCGTCGCCATAATTATTGGGGCCAGGCCACGCGCGGTCAAGAATCGCCGCGCCGAGGGGCCTGTCGTGGAGTCCGCCCGCCGGGCCTGGGTGAGGTTGAGCTTCGCGCCAGACGCGGCAACGACGGCTGGCGCACCTACAATGCCTCGGAATTCGGTTTACGCACAGGAAAACTCGTGGCCCACGACCCCGTCCAAGCTCCCGCCATCGCGGGCATGGAGGGACCCTACGACGCCTCGCGCGTCGAGACCCACTGGTACGACCTGTGGGAGGACGCCGGCCACTTCGCCCCCGCCGAGGACCCCGCCCGCGAGCCGTTCGTTATCGCCATTCCTCCGCCAAACATCACCGGCGCCCTGCACAACGGCCACGTGATGTTCGTGGCCTACCAGGACCTTATGATTCGCTGGCACCGCATGCGGGGACGCGCCGCGCTGTGGATTCCGGGCACGGACCACGCCGCCATCGCCACGCAAGCGGTGATCGAGCGCGAGCTGCGGCGCGAAGGCACATCCCGGCACGAGATCGGCCGGACAGCGTTCGACTGCCGGTTTTGGCAGTGGCGCGACACCTACGGCTCCCGCATCACGCAGCAGCTCCGTCGCCTGGGTGCGTCCGCGGACTGGACGCGCGAGCGATTCACGATGGACGACCAGCTCTCGCGCGCCGTGCGCGAGGCCTTCGTGCGCCTCTACGAAAAGGGCCTCGTCTACCGCGGGGAATACCTGGTGAACTGGTGCCCGGAGGATCGCTCCGCCATCAGCGACCTCGAGGTCGAGCATGAGACCGTCGAGGGGCACCTCTGGCACATCCGCTACCCGCTGACGGACGGCAATCACGTCGTCGTCGCCACTACCCGCCCGGAAACGATGCTCGGGGACACCGCTGTCGCCGTGCATCCGGACGACGAGCGCTACCGCCATCTGGTCGGTGGCACGGCGGTCGTGCCCGGCGTCGGGCGCGAAATTCCCGTCATCGCCGACCCCGAGGTCGACCGCGAATTCGGCACCGGCGCGGTGAAGATCACCCCCGGCCACGACCCCAACGACTGGCGCATGGGCCGGCGGCACGGTCTGCCCGTCGTCAGCATTCTCAACGACGACGGCTCCCTCAACCAGGCAGCCGGACAGTGGGCCGGCATGGACCGCTTCGAGGGGCGCCGCGCCTACGTGGCGTACCTCGAGTCCGAAGGCCTGCTCGACCGCGTCGAGTCGCATGCCTACGCCCTCGGCCGCTGCCAACGCGACGGCTCGGTGGTCGAACCGCGCGTGTCGGAACAGTGGTTCGTCAATGCGCGGCCCCTGGCCGACCGCGCCGCGCAAGCTGTCCACGACGGCACGCTGACGTTCTATCCGCAACGCGCCGCCGCCGAGTTTCTGCGCTGGATGGAGATGATCCAGCCCTGGTGCATCTCCCGCCAACTGTGGCTGGGGCACCGCATCCCGGTGTGGTACTGCGGCGACTGTGGTGAGACGCTGGTCACCCGCACCGATCCGAAGTGCTGCTCGGCATGCGGCAGTGAAGACCTCGCCCAGGACCCCGACGTCCTCGACACCTGGTTCAGCTCCGGGCTATGGCCCTTCTCGACGCTCGGCTGGCCGGACGAGACGCCCGACTTCCAGCGCTTCTATCCCACCGACGTGCTCGAAACCGGCAGCGACATCATCTTCTTCTGGGTCGCGCGCATGGTCATGCTGGGACTCGAGCTCACCGAACGGCTGCCGTTCCACACTGTCTATCTGAACGGCATGGTGCGGCATGCCGACGGGTCGAAGATCGAGAAATCGAACTATCAGCCCGGCGACGATCCCGCCGACATCATTGAACCGTACGGCGCCGACGCTCTTCGCTTCATGATGGTGACGTCCACCGCCGAAGGCGCCGACCTGCGCATCAATCTGAAGCGCGTCGAGGCCGCGGCCCACTTTGCCAACAAGCTGTGGAACGGGGCCAAGTTCGTGATCGGCGCCATGGGGCGCACGGCGGAGTCCGACGCGCCGGCCCCGCCGACGATCGTCGATGAGTGGATCACCGCCCAGTTCGGCGCGCTGCACGCCGACGTCGTCCGCCTGGTGGAGGGCTACCAATTTGGGGAGGCCGGCCGCCGGTTGCACGATTTCCTGTGGTCCGAATTCTTCGACTGGTACGTCGAAGCGGCCAAGATTCGCCTCTACTCCGGCATCCCCGCTGAGGCGCGTCGGGTCACCGCGACGCTGGATCACGTGCTGGACGGCAGCCTGCGACTCCTGCATCCGTTCATGCCGTCCCTAACCGAAGAGATCTGGCATCACTTCCGCGAGGCCGGCGGCGCGCCCGACGCTCCCGAGTGGCTCATCGTGACGCCCATCGACGAACCACCGCCGCCGGGCAACGCGGAGGCCGTGCGCCAGGTTCGCGACCTCATTGCCGTCGTGCAAGGAATTCGCAACGCGCGGCACGAGTCCCAGGTGGAACCAGGCCGCATGATCGAGGCGCGCATCATCCTCAACGGCCAGGCCGCCTTCATCGAGCGCGAGCGGACCTTCGTGGAACGGCTCGCACGGGTGGAGCCGTTGTCATTCCATCCCCAGGGCACGCAGTTCGACGATCCCGCGGTGACGGTGCGCACGGCCGGAGTCGAAGTGAATCTTCCGCTCGCGGGGATGATCGACATCGCCGTCGAGCATGAGCGCCTGGCGCGTGAGCGGGCAGAGCGCCAGGCGGATCTCGAACGCGCGGAGGCGCTCCTCGGCAACGAGGCCTTCACGCAGCGCGCGCCCGCCGCCGTGGTCGAAAAGGAACGACAAAAGGCCGATGCCGCGCGAACGGCGCTGGCCCAGATCGACGACCGCCTGGCGGCCCTCCCGCCGCGGTCTTAGCGCGAGCTTCGCGCGCCGTCGTCGCCGACGGCGCGCACGTAAAGCTGACGCAGGCTCGTGGCGCCGCGCACCGTGCCCCCGCTGACGCCCTGCGCCTTGGCCGCCTTGACGTCTTCCAGCGCCGGCCGCACCTGCGACGAGAGCTGGTCGATGAAGTGCAGCGCGATGGCCTCCGGAATCATGGGCTCGACCACCGCCGCGAACTCACGCGTGCCCTGGTGGCTGAGGACCAGATGCCGCAGGAGCATGACGGTTTCCGCATCGCACTCGACCTCGTCGATGACGGCGTCGAGCAGTTGCACGCCATGCACCATGTGGCCTTCGAGGTTGCCGGCGGGCGTATAGGAGAACTCACTGGTCACGTCCAGCTCCAGCACCTTGCCCAGGTCGTGCAGAATCACCCCGGCCACCACCAGGTCGCGGTCCAGCTCGGGGAATGTCTCGGTCACCCGCTCCGCCAGCTGCAACATTTCGACTGTGTGCTCGGCCAGCCCGCCCACCCAGGCATGATGTCGTCCCTTGGCGGCGGGCCACGTCGTCAGCCGCTCCGCGACCGCCGGCTGCGCCAGCACCGCCTTCACCACGGCCTGCACGCCGGCGTTGTCGATCGACTCGGCGGCAGAGGCGATGGCCGCGCGCAGCGCCGCGGGATCGCGTTCGCCCTGCGGCAGCAGGGCCGTGGCGTCCCACTGCACCTCGGAGCGCTCCATGCGCGTCAGCTTCACGTTCACGCGCCCCCGAAATTCTTCCGCGCGGCCTTCGACGGTGTAGGTCTGGCCGGCGTCGACGGCAGCGGCAAGCTCCGGCGGCACGGAAAAGTAGAGCGCATCAATCGAGTCGCGGTCCTGATCCCGCAGCGTCACGCGCAAATACGGGTCGCCGGTGCGGCTGGTGCGCACGTCGGGCGAGGCGATTACGTAGGTCCCGGACACCATCTGTCCGGGACGAATCTCGGCAATCCTCACGGGCGGCTATCCAGGAGAAGGACGGCCCATCCTACCCGCGGCCGCCGAACAACAGGTCCGCGCCGCACGCCGAGACGGCGCTCGTCCGAGGGCATGGTTGACGCTGGCCGGCGGTTAGCGACGGCGGCGCCACCAGGCGCGCAATCGGTCGCCAAACGTCGACGCCGGCCGGTGGTCGTTGAGATCGATCACCTGCCCGCGCCACATTTGCGGACTCGACGGCTTGGCGGGACCGGTGCCCGACCGGCGCTCGATGATGCCGCGGCCAATGGCCAGGAGAAACGTGATCCCGCCGGAAAGCGCAAACACCGCGGCCACGGGCCGCAGCGGCGTGGCATAGAGCAGCAACCCCAGGACGACCAGGCTGGCAGCCGTCACCAGCATCTCGTTGGTGGTGGCAAAGCGGCGGCGCAGCCATGCGCCGAAGGTATCCAGCCAGGGGCCGCGGGATTGGTCGTGGTCAGGCTCTGACCGGGGCGGCTCGCCGCTCGCAGGCGAGTTGAAGTCGTTCTCGTCGAGGATGTCTCGAACTTCCTCGCGCCAGTCCTTGGTCACGCGTTCTCGCCGCTGCAGCACTGCCTACCGGCAATTATACCCGCGACCCGTTTCGACCATGCGCGTTTTCTGTATCGGAAGGTCCGGCTTCGATATGCTCCACAAATCGTGGCCGCCGTAGCTTTTGAGCTCGAAGTCTTTCGCCATCTCTTCGCGTCGGTTGCCGAGGAGATGGGCGTCACCGTGCAGCGCAGCGCGCACTCCCCCAACATCAAGGAGCGGCGCGACCACTCCTGCGCCGTGTTCGACCACGAGGGCCAAATGGTGGCGCAGGCGGCCCACGTTCCGGTGCACCTGGGCGCCATGCCCATGGCGGTGCAGGCCGCCGTCGACTTCTACCACGAGCGCGCGCCCGCCGCGGGCGACGTGATCATCGTCAACGATCCCTATCTCGGGGGCACGCACCTTCCCGACATCACCACCGTGTCACCAGTGTTCGTGGGCGAGCCGCTCGAAATGTGGGGCTGGGTGGCCACCCGCGCCCACCACGCGGACGTCGGCGGGCTGACCCCCGGCTCGATGCCCATGTCTACGGAGCTCTTCCACGAGGGCATCGTCATCCCGCCCCTCAAGCTGGTAGACGCGGGGAGGGTCGACGAGCAGTTGGTCGAGCTCATCTGCCGCAACGTGCGCACGCCCGACGAGCGCCGCGGCGACCTTGCGGCCCAGCTGGCCTCGCACCAGGTCGGCGAGACGCGGCTGCAAGCATTCGCCCGGCGCTACGGTCCGGGCGAGTTGAGTCGCATGGCGCGGGAACTCATGGCGTACACCGAGCAACTCGTGGTCGCGCGACTGCGCCGCGTCCCCAACGGCGAGTACGCGTTCGAAGACTTCCTCGACGACGATGGGAGAGGCGGCCCCTCGACGCCGCTTCGGGTCACCGTCACCGTGCGCGACGGGCGCTTCATCGTCGACTTCGCGGGCACGGCGGCGGCGGTGCCCGGATCGCTCAACGCGCCGTCCGCCATCACCCACTCCGCCGCGCTCTATATCGTGCGCTGCCTGGCGGGCGCCGATGTGCCGGCCAACGACGGCGCCAGGGCCGTGCTGGACGTCCGGGTGCCGCTGGGGACGGTGCTCAATCCGCAACCGCCCCACGCCGTGGCGGCCGGCAACGTCGAAACGTCCCAGCGAATCGTGGACGTGCTGTGGGGCGCCCTGGCCCAGGCGCTGCCGGACGAAGTGCCGGCCGCCAGCCAGGGGACGATGAACAACCTGGTCATCGGGGGAACCGATCCGCGATCGGGCGGCGCCTATACCTACTACGAGACCATCGCCGGAGGCGCCGGGGCGGGTCCCACACGACCGGGGGTCAGCGGCGTCCACGTCGCCATGACCAACACGTTGAACACGCCCATCGAGGCGCTCGAGCTCGCCTATCCGATGCGCGCGCGGCGCTATGCCCTACGTCCTGGTTCCGGCGGCGCCGGTGCGCATCGGGGCGGCAACGGCGTCGTGCGCGAGGTCGAAATGCTGGCGCCGGCGTCGGTGACCATCGTGGCCGAACGTCGGCGAATCGGTCCCTGGGGCCTGCGCGGCGGTGGCGACGGCCGCCGCGGACGAGACCGGATCCAGCGCCGCGGTCGCTGGCGCGACGTTCCGGGCAAGGGAACCCACAACCTGGGGGCCGGCGATCTGGTCCAGGTTTCCACGCCCGGCGGCGGCGGTTGGGGCGCTAGCGCCGCCGATTGAAGAGACGGAAGCCCCGCTCGGCCTCCACGGCCGGCGGCGCGTCGGCGTCAAAGTCGACTTCAAGCACCTCGCGGTAGACGGCGCCGGCCGGCGACAGGTCGCTCTCGAACAGCGACACCGCCGCCACCGTATGGGCGCCCAGCGTCCCGAGGCGCGCGGCCTCGAATCGACGCGCCACGCCCATCCGCGTCGACAGCGTCGCCTGTCGACCGATGCGCGCCAGCGTGACGTGCGGGCTGAATGGCCGGGCCCCCATGCGCAGGCCGATTGCCTGCATCTCGCGCGTGACGGCTGATTGCAAGTCGCGCACGGCGTCGAGGTCGCCGCTGACTCCGACCCACGCCACGCGCGGCTCGCCGCCGGTGGGAAACGTGCCGCCGCCGCCGAACCTGAGCACGAAGGGCGAGCGCCCGCGCGTCGCGGCCTCCAGGCCCGAGCGGATGCTGTCCGTGGTGTGGGCCGGCACTTCGCCCAGAAACGCCAGCGTGAGATGCAGACTCTCGGCCGACATGCAACGCACGTCGCGCACGTCGCCGACCAACGATCGTGCGCGTCGGGCAAGCTCGACCCGCAGGTCCTGCGGATATGAGATCGCGACAAACGCTCGCATAGGCTGCGAGTATAATTTCACGCCTCGGGTGGGCCTGATCGCCGGCTACGCCCGCTGCAACGCTCGGGGCGTTCCCACGCGCGAGGTACAACCATGGCCGCGGCCGAAGGCGTCCTCATCAGCGACGGAACCGCGCCGCTGGACACCGCGCGCCGACACGAGCTGGGCGAGCAGCTCCGCGAGCGCATGCGCCGCGGCGACACCGGCGCCTCGGCATCCGCCATGGCCGCCGCCGACCTGGCCGTGGCCATCCACACCACGGTTCCCAACCCGGCGACGACGGTGTTTTGGGATGCCGGCGGCCACACTGACGCCTACCGGCACCTGCTGGGTCGCCCACCGTCGACCGCGGCCCCGCCGGCGCCGGGGCGCGCGGTGTCCGAGGCCGTCGGCGCAGCCGTCGCGCGCCTGTTGCAACATGAGCCGACGTCAATCGTTGCGGTCATCGACGGACAGGGCCTCAGCGCCGGTCTGGCGTTCGAGGCGGTCAATCACGCCGGCCATCTGCAACTGCCGCTGGTGCTGGTGCTGGTCGACGCCCCGACCACCCGCACCCGCAGCGTCGGCGCGGTGTCGCGTCACCTCACGCGGCTTCGCGGGCACCCCCGCTATGCCGATGCCAAGGTCCTGATCGAGCAGGCGCTCAGCCGGATGCCCGCCGGCGGCCAGGCCGTCGAGGTCGCCCGCAGACTCAAGAACTCAATGCGCGAGTTGCTCATTCCGACGGAGATCTGGGAGGAGTTGCTCGGCTTCACCTATCTGGGACCCGTGGATGGAGCCGGCGCCGACGCCCTGGCGGAATCGCTGGCGCTGGCCTTGGAGGTGCGGCGGCCGGTGCTGCTGCACGTGGCGGCCCCCGCCGGGGCGGCCGTGCGGCGTCCACGGCTCGACGCCGACCGCAACGGCGTCGCCGCCGCGCGCGCGGCCTGGCTGGGGGCGGCGGCGACCGCCCTCGCCGACCTCGCGGAATCCGACGAGCTGTGCGTGACCGTCAGCGCGGGCGCCACGGCCCGCGGGGCGTTGCACGCCGTGGCGGAGCGCGTGCCGGAGCGGTTCCTGGATGTCGAGCTCGGTGAGGCGCACGGCATGTCGCTGGCGGCGAGCTTGGCCCGAGAAGGGCTGCGACCGGTGGTGGCGCTCGCCGCATCGCGCACGCTGGCCACCATCGCCCCCCTGCTCGACGAAGCGACGCAAGCCCATGCGCCGCTCACGATCCTGGCCTATCCGGACGCGGCGCCCGACGCGGCGGTCGATGTGCTTTCGCGCAACGCCGTCCCGGGTCTCGACGTGGTCGTCCCCTCGCAACCGCACGACTTGAAGGACCTGCTCGCGGCGGCGCTGGTCAGCCCGCGCTGGACCCTCATTCAGTTGCCCGCGTCCGTCACGCAGGAGTAACCGTCCGTCGGCGACGCGATGCACGGCGACCCCTCACCAATCATCGACGCCCACACCCACGTCGTGCCCCCGGAGGTTGCGGCCGATCGGGAGCGATTCCTCGAAGCCGATCTCTGGTTTCGCCGTCTCTACACCAATCCCCGGCGAACCCTCGCCACCGCCGACGACGTGGCGCTGGAGATGGCCCGCTCGGGCGTCGACACCACCGTGGCCTTTGGCTTTGCCTGGCGCGACCCGAGCCTGTGCGTGCTCAACAACGACTACATCCTGGAGCAGGCCGCGGCGCACCCCGATTCGCTGGTGCCCTATTGCGTGGTTTCGCCGTCCGACCTCGAGTTCAGCATCGTCGAGATGGAACGCTGCCGACGGCGGGGCGCGGTCGGCGTGGGCGAGCTATTTCCGGAAGGCCAGGGCTGGAACCTGAACGACCGCGGCGCCTTGCGGGCGTTCATCGGCGCGGTGCGCGGGCTCGAGTTG
It includes:
- a CDS encoding valine--tRNA ligase, whose amino-acid sequence is MEGPYDASRVETHWYDLWEDAGHFAPAEDPAREPFVIAIPPPNITGALHNGHVMFVAYQDLMIRWHRMRGRAALWIPGTDHAAIATQAVIERELRREGTSRHEIGRTAFDCRFWQWRDTYGSRITQQLRRLGASADWTRERFTMDDQLSRAVREAFVRLYEKGLVYRGEYLVNWCPEDRSAISDLEVEHETVEGHLWHIRYPLTDGNHVVVATTRPETMLGDTAVAVHPDDERYRHLVGGTAVVPGVGREIPVIADPEVDREFGTGAVKITPGHDPNDWRMGRRHGLPVVSILNDDGSLNQAAGQWAGMDRFEGRRAYVAYLESEGLLDRVESHAYALGRCQRDGSVVEPRVSEQWFVNARPLADRAAQAVHDGTLTFYPQRAAAEFLRWMEMIQPWCISRQLWLGHRIPVWYCGDCGETLVTRTDPKCCSACGSEDLAQDPDVLDTWFSSGLWPFSTLGWPDETPDFQRFYPTDVLETGSDIIFFWVARMVMLGLELTERLPFHTVYLNGMVRHADGSKIEKSNYQPGDDPADIIEPYGADALRFMMVTSTAEGADLRINLKRVEAAAHFANKLWNGAKFVIGAMGRTAESDAPAPPTIVDEWITAQFGALHADVVRLVEGYQFGEAGRRLHDFLWSEFFDWYVEAAKIRLYSGIPAEARRVTATLDHVLDGSLRLLHPFMPSLTEEIWHHFREAGGAPDAPEWLIVTPIDEPPPPGNAEAVRQVRDLIAVVQGIRNARHESQVEPGRMIEARIILNGQAAFIERERTFVERLARVEPLSFHPQGTQFDDPAVTVRTAGVEVNLPLAGMIDIAVEHERLARERAERQADLERAEALLGNEAFTQRAPAAVVEKERQKADAARTALAQIDDRLAALPPRS
- a CDS encoding HD domain-containing protein yields the protein MRIAEIRPGQMVSGTYVIASPDVRTSRTGDPYLRVTLRDQDRDSIDALYFSVPPELAAAVDAGQTYTVEGRAEEFRGRVNVKLTRMERSEVQWDATALLPQGERDPAALRAAIASAAESIDNAGVQAVVKAVLAQPAVAERLTTWPAAKGRHHAWVGGLAEHTVEMLQLAERVTETFPELDRDLVVAGVILHDLGKVLELDVTSEFSYTPAGNLEGHMVHGVQLLDAVIDEVECDAETVMLLRHLVLSHQGTREFAAVVEPMIPEAIALHFIDQLSSQVRPALEDVKAAKAQGVSGGTVRGATSLRQLYVRAVGDDGARSSR
- a CDS encoding hydantoinase B/oxoprolinase family protein; translation: MAAVAFELEVFRHLFASVAEEMGVTVQRSAHSPNIKERRDHSCAVFDHEGQMVAQAAHVPVHLGAMPMAVQAAVDFYHERAPAAGDVIIVNDPYLGGTHLPDITTVSPVFVGEPLEMWGWVATRAHHADVGGLTPGSMPMSTELFHEGIVIPPLKLVDAGRVDEQLVELICRNVRTPDERRGDLAAQLASHQVGETRLQAFARRYGPGELSRMARELMAYTEQLVVARLRRVPNGEYAFEDFLDDDGRGGPSTPLRVTVTVRDGRFIVDFAGTAAAVPGSLNAPSAITHSAALYIVRCLAGADVPANDGARAVLDVRVPLGTVLNPQPPHAVAAGNVETSQRIVDVLWGALAQALPDEVPAASQGTMNNLVIGGTDPRSGGAYTYYETIAGGAGAGPTRPGVSGVHVAMTNTLNTPIEALELAYPMRARRYALRPGSGGAGAHRGGNGVVREVEMLAPASVTIVAERRRIGPWGLRGGGDGRRGRDRIQRRGRWRDVPGKGTHNLGAGDLVQVSTPGGGGWGASAAD
- the thpR gene encoding RNA 2',3'-cyclic phosphodiesterase; protein product: MRAFVAISYPQDLRVELARRARSLVGDVRDVRCMSAESLHLTLAFLGEVPAHTTDSIRSGLEAATRGRSPFVLRFGGGGTFPTGGEPRVAWVGVSGDLDAVRDLQSAVTREMQAIGLRMGARPFSPHVTLARIGRQATLSTRMGVARRFEAARLGTLGAHTVAAVSLFESDLSPAGAVYREVLEVDFDADAPPAVEAERGFRLFNRRR
- a CDS encoding amidohydrolase family protein, with the protein product MHGDPSPIIDAHTHVVPPEVAADRERFLEADLWFRRLYTNPRRTLATADDVALEMARSGVDTTVAFGFAWRDPSLCVLNNDYILEQAAAHPDSLVPYCVVSPSDLEFSIVEMERCRRRGAVGVGELFPEGQGWNLNDRGALRAFIGAVRGLELILNLHVSEPAGHDYPGKDSTTPAAIWPLIEMAGGEVPIVLSHWGGGAAFYELMPEVRDLTRQIYYDSAASHLLYLPAVFDVMARLAPGRILFGSDFPLMTQRRALRHVRAAGLDDETMAALLGGNARMLGLGGASKLT